In Brevibacillus brevis NBRC 100599, a single genomic region encodes these proteins:
- a CDS encoding GNAT family N-acetyltransferase codes for MEVRFLGPDDAEELVKIRLEGLQTDPDAFGSTYEEAMQVSMEEWRQRLSQGESGDSGYFGAFVKGELAGIIGFFRHRGLKARHKASIVSMYVREAYRGTGVAKALMQAELAYLKERGDIDTVQLAVVTTNPAAIRLYEKMGFLPYGLEKRALKNGDQYFDESHMYILL; via the coding sequence ATGGAAGTTAGATTTTTGGGACCAGACGATGCAGAAGAGTTGGTAAAGATTAGACTGGAAGGGCTGCAAACAGATCCAGACGCATTCGGCTCTACCTATGAAGAGGCTATGCAGGTATCGATGGAAGAGTGGCGGCAAAGACTTTCTCAAGGGGAGTCAGGTGATAGCGGTTATTTTGGTGCATTTGTGAAAGGAGAGCTGGCGGGTATCATCGGTTTTTTCCGCCACAGAGGTTTGAAAGCGAGACACAAAGCTTCGATCGTCTCCATGTACGTTCGTGAAGCGTATCGCGGGACCGGTGTTGCAAAAGCTCTTATGCAGGCAGAGCTAGCCTACTTGAAGGAGCGGGGAGATATCGATACGGTACAGCTCGCTGTCGTCACGACCAATCCGGCTGCCATTCGTCTCTATGAGAAAATGGGCTTTCTTCCATATGGTTTAGAAAAGCGTGCACTAAAAAATGGCGATCAATACTTTGATGAAAGCCACATGTATATTCTTCTTTAG
- the leuD gene encoding 3-isopropylmalate dehydratase small subunit → MNPFVIHTGVVAPLDRVNVDTDAIIPKQFLKRIERSGFGQFLFYEWRFTVDGAPIDSFILNTPAYKESTVLLARNNFGCGSSREHAPWALLDYGFRCVIAPSFADIFYNNCFKNGILPIKLSEEQVDELFNRAESKPNYQLTIDLQEQVVRDNEGLSYPFEVDSYRRYCLLNGLDDIGITLQYEDKIAAYEARR, encoded by the coding sequence ATGAATCCATTTGTCATCCACACCGGAGTGGTAGCCCCACTCGATCGTGTAAACGTAGATACGGACGCAATTATCCCTAAGCAGTTCTTGAAGCGCATTGAGCGCAGCGGTTTTGGTCAATTCCTGTTCTACGAATGGCGCTTTACTGTCGATGGTGCGCCAATCGATTCGTTCATTCTGAATACGCCTGCGTACAAGGAGTCTACTGTGCTTCTTGCCCGCAACAATTTTGGCTGCGGCTCCTCTCGTGAGCATGCACCATGGGCACTCCTTGATTATGGTTTCCGCTGTGTGATTGCTCCATCCTTTGCGGACATTTTTTACAACAATTGCTTCAAAAACGGCATCCTGCCAATCAAGTTGAGCGAAGAGCAAGTCGATGAGCTGTTCAACCGTGCCGAAAGCAAGCCGAATTATCAGCTGACCATCGATTTGCAAGAACAAGTCGTTCGTGACAATGAAGGTCTCTCCTACCCGTTCGAGGTAGATTCCTATCGTCGTTACTGCCTCCTGAATGGTCTCGACGATATTGGAATTACATTACAGTACGAAGATAAGATCGCTGCATACGAGGCACGTCGTTAA
- the leuC gene encoding 3-isopropylmalate dehydratase large subunit codes for MTARTMFEKIWDNHAIHEEAGKPSLLYIDLHLVHEVTSPQAFEGLRLAGRKVRRPELTFATMDHNVPTADRFNVKDPISRQQMETLTANCEEFGITLADLNSPDQGIVHVIGPELGLTHPGKTIVCGDSHTSTHGAFGALAFGIGTSEVEHVLATQCLQQSKPKTMEVRVNGDLPFGVSAKDLILAIIAKYGTDFATGYVVEYTGAAIRNLTMEERMTVCNMTIEGGARAGLIAPDQITFDYLKGKRFVPQGEDFLAAVEAWKELCTDEGAVFDACVEIEAAEIAPQVTWGTSPGMGTNITSTVPSPESFETVAQRKAAQDALAYMDLAPGTPMSEIKIDRVFIGSCTNGRIEDLRKAAEVAKGRKVSPSVHAMVVPGSQAVKQLAEQEGLHLIFQEAGFDWRESGCSMCLAMNPDILSEGERCASTSNRNFEGRQGRGGRTHLVSPEMAAAAAIAGHFVDVREWKSENASKEVFQ; via the coding sequence ATGACAGCCCGTACGATGTTTGAAAAGATTTGGGACAATCACGCTATTCACGAAGAGGCAGGCAAGCCGAGCCTTTTGTATATCGACCTGCACCTGGTTCACGAGGTGACTTCACCGCAAGCTTTCGAAGGACTCCGCTTGGCTGGCCGCAAAGTACGCCGTCCAGAACTTACCTTCGCAACCATGGACCACAATGTACCGACTGCAGACCGTTTTAATGTCAAAGACCCGATTTCTCGTCAACAAATGGAAACCTTGACGGCGAACTGTGAGGAGTTCGGGATCACACTCGCGGATCTGAACAGCCCAGATCAAGGGATCGTTCACGTCATTGGTCCTGAGCTCGGGCTCACACATCCAGGCAAAACTATCGTCTGTGGTGACAGCCACACCTCCACTCACGGAGCATTCGGTGCCCTCGCCTTCGGTATTGGTACCAGTGAAGTGGAGCATGTACTCGCGACACAATGCTTGCAGCAATCCAAACCAAAAACCATGGAAGTACGCGTAAACGGCGACCTGCCATTCGGTGTCAGTGCAAAAGATTTAATTTTGGCGATTATCGCAAAATACGGAACTGACTTTGCAACAGGCTACGTCGTAGAATACACAGGCGCTGCGATCCGCAACCTGACCATGGAAGAACGCATGACTGTGTGCAACATGACGATTGAAGGTGGCGCTCGTGCCGGCTTAATCGCTCCTGACCAGATTACGTTTGACTACCTGAAAGGCAAGCGATTCGTTCCACAAGGGGAAGATTTCCTTGCAGCTGTCGAAGCTTGGAAAGAGCTGTGCACGGACGAAGGCGCTGTGTTTGATGCCTGTGTAGAAATCGAGGCAGCCGAGATCGCACCGCAAGTGACGTGGGGAACGAGCCCTGGTATGGGTACGAACATTACGAGCACCGTTCCAAGCCCTGAGTCATTCGAGACAGTCGCACAGCGCAAAGCGGCACAGGATGCTTTGGCGTACATGGACCTTGCACCTGGCACTCCAATGAGCGAAATCAAAATCGATCGCGTCTTTATCGGCTCCTGTACAAACGGTCGGATCGAGGACTTGCGCAAAGCAGCCGAAGTGGCAAAAGGACGCAAGGTCTCCCCTTCCGTACACGCGATGGTCGTTCCTGGCTCTCAGGCAGTTAAGCAGCTCGCTGAACAAGAAGGCTTGCACCTCATTTTCCAAGAAGCTGGCTTTGATTGGCGCGAATCTGGTTGCTCCATGTGTCTGGCGATGAATCCGGATATCCTGTCCGAGGGTGAGCGTTGTGCTTCTACCTCTAACCGGAACTTCGAAGGACGTCAAGGACGCGGCGGACGGACGCATTTGGTCAGCCCGGAAATGGCAGCAGCAGCAGCTATCGCAGGTCACTTCGTCGATGTACGTGAATGGAAAAGCGAGAACGCTAGCAAGGAGGTCTTCCAATGA
- a CDS encoding LysR family transcriptional regulator, whose amino-acid sequence MELRQIRYVLAVAEERSFSRAANRLHLAQPSLSQQIAKLEKILGVSLFHRLPQHVELTDAGQRFIQVAQTLVDMSEGLEREMRAYAVGESGKLLVGSLPITGAYVLPRVLPTFTKQFPGVELQLMEETSSHLEQLLVRGKIDVSLLTMPISDPSLEIIPAINEEIFLAVPANHPLAKRKEVDLAEVADQPFILLKEGQGFRTISLRLCEQAGFRPRIVFESSNIQTAQSLVAAGMGLSFAPKMITLAPGTIEPPTYVRIKTKPSRTLVVAYRKDKPLSRPAEAFVQCLIEQGGKI is encoded by the coding sequence ATGGAGTTACGACAAATTCGTTATGTACTCGCTGTTGCGGAAGAACGCAGTTTCTCTCGGGCAGCCAATCGATTACATTTGGCCCAACCGTCGTTGAGTCAACAAATTGCGAAGCTGGAGAAAATACTCGGTGTCAGCTTGTTCCACCGCTTGCCGCAGCACGTAGAACTGACTGATGCAGGCCAGCGCTTTATACAGGTGGCGCAAACGCTTGTCGACATGTCAGAGGGACTAGAGCGGGAAATGAGAGCTTATGCGGTAGGAGAAAGCGGTAAATTGCTTGTAGGAAGCTTGCCGATCACAGGGGCGTACGTGCTGCCAAGGGTGTTGCCTACGTTTACCAAACAATTTCCCGGCGTCGAGCTGCAATTGATGGAGGAAACGTCGAGTCATTTGGAGCAGCTGCTCGTACGGGGGAAAATTGATGTCAGCCTATTAACCATGCCCATCAGTGATCCGTCTCTGGAAATCATTCCCGCAATCAACGAAGAAATCTTTTTGGCGGTACCAGCCAATCATCCGCTCGCGAAACGAAAAGAAGTCGATCTCGCAGAGGTAGCCGATCAGCCTTTTATCCTGTTAAAAGAAGGACAAGGCTTCCGCACGATTTCGCTTCGGCTATGTGAGCAGGCGGGATTCCGACCGCGAATTGTGTTTGAGAGCTCGAACATCCAGACAGCTCAGTCACTTGTTGCAGCAGGCATGGGGTTGTCGTTTGCACCGAAGATGATTACACTCGCACCCGGAACGATCGAACCTCCAACTTATGTGCGGATAAAAACAAAACCTTCTCGCACACTCGTCGTGGCGTATCGGAAGGACAAACCGTTGTCACGCCCGGCTGAGGCATTTGTACAATGTCTCATCGAGCAGGGTGGAAAAATATAA
- a CDS encoding class F sortase, protein MQKPAGPIYIKQTVTVYGPSLPPQPTFLPAPPLPDGIMPTLLHIPKLNLQARVEPVGVLPNGQMDVPKAFDRVGILSPWTKPGMKGNAVIAGHFDHYTGPAVFYHLKKLKPGDKITVREAKGKTLTFQVRRVESFQTAEAPIDQIFGNAESSHLNLITCSGKFNKKTQEHARRLVVFSELVLDTKLQDEKPSVRK, encoded by the coding sequence ATGCAAAAACCAGCAGGGCCCATCTATATCAAACAAACGGTTACCGTTTATGGTCCTTCGCTGCCACCTCAACCGACGTTCCTTCCTGCCCCTCCTCTTCCAGACGGAATCATGCCAACACTTCTACATATTCCGAAACTGAACCTGCAAGCTCGTGTAGAACCTGTCGGCGTTTTACCGAATGGGCAAATGGATGTCCCAAAGGCTTTTGATCGCGTGGGTATTTTGTCGCCATGGACAAAGCCCGGAATGAAGGGGAATGCAGTGATCGCCGGTCATTTTGATCATTATACGGGTCCAGCTGTTTTTTACCATCTGAAAAAACTAAAGCCCGGTGACAAAATCACCGTGCGTGAAGCAAAAGGAAAAACGCTTACCTTCCAAGTTCGCAGAGTAGAAAGCTTCCAGACGGCCGAAGCTCCCATCGATCAGATTTTTGGGAATGCAGAGAGCTCCCATCTGAATTTGATTACCTGCTCCGGTAAATTTAACAAGAAAACACAGGAGCACGCTCGCAGGCTCGTCGTCTTTTCTGAACTTGTTCTAGATACAAAGCTCCAAGATGAAAAACCCAGTGTTCGCAAATGA
- a CDS encoding thioredoxin family protein, with amino-acid sequence MREIKTEAEFEQVIAATKPVIVKFFTDWCPDCHRIDPFMPAVEEKYKEQLDMIEVNRDTLPDLSEKYDVFGIPSFIAFHNGKELVRFVSKLGKSREEIEHFLDRAIQVSKGIEQA; translated from the coding sequence ATGAGAGAAATTAAGACAGAAGCTGAGTTCGAACAAGTAATCGCAGCAACCAAGCCAGTCATCGTCAAATTCTTCACGGATTGGTGCCCAGATTGTCATCGCATTGATCCATTCATGCCTGCCGTGGAGGAAAAATATAAAGAACAGCTGGATATGATCGAAGTCAACCGTGATACTCTCCCGGACCTGTCCGAAAAGTACGATGTCTTCGGGATTCCGAGCTTTATTGCGTTCCACAATGGAAAAGAACTGGTTCGCTTCGTCAGCAAGCTCGGAAAAAGTCGTGAGGAGATCGAGCATTTCCTAGATCGTGCTATTCAAGTCAGTAAAGGAATCGAGCAAGCGTAA
- a CDS encoding RluA family pseudouridine synthase yields MLYMKKEGEWLVALLRDKDDAIPIGNLLREEWKLPRKQVHLLFQHKEVLLDGEPVAQHVVGKAGQEIRLRMCKPEALGLDPASEAPEILYEDDHLLIVNKPVGLLLHPTERYHHVTLDHLVSGHFFRTGLEAKVRHVHRLDQDTSGVVLYAKHPWASALLDEMLRERTIKRTYVAYVSGQMPKERGKINEPIGKDRNHGTRRRVTPNGDPAITHYQVKERFQTATKVECQLETGRTHQIRVHFSHIGHPLLGDELYGGKRELIKRQALHAAVLKFEHPFGGEVIEVTAPLPLDLFHLEKKLR; encoded by the coding sequence ATGTTATACATGAAAAAAGAAGGGGAATGGCTCGTGGCTCTCCTCCGAGACAAAGATGATGCCATCCCGATTGGGAACCTGCTGCGCGAAGAGTGGAAGCTGCCTCGCAAGCAGGTCCATCTTTTATTCCAACACAAAGAAGTACTACTGGATGGGGAACCTGTCGCTCAGCATGTTGTAGGTAAAGCAGGGCAGGAAATTCGTCTGCGGATGTGCAAGCCAGAGGCGTTGGGGCTTGATCCGGCCAGTGAAGCGCCGGAGATCTTGTACGAGGATGATCATTTGCTCATCGTCAATAAGCCGGTTGGTCTTCTGTTACATCCGACCGAACGCTACCATCATGTGACGTTGGATCATCTCGTGTCGGGGCACTTTTTCCGTACAGGTTTGGAAGCCAAGGTCCGCCATGTCCATCGACTGGATCAGGATACGTCAGGCGTTGTTCTGTACGCGAAGCATCCGTGGGCCTCTGCCCTGTTAGATGAAATGCTGCGTGAGCGCACAATCAAGCGTACCTATGTCGCGTATGTTTCGGGACAAATGCCCAAAGAGCGCGGGAAAATCAATGAACCCATTGGAAAAGATCGGAATCATGGGACGCGCAGAAGAGTCACACCTAACGGCGATCCAGCGATTACCCATTACCAGGTGAAGGAACGTTTTCAAACAGCCACGAAAGTAGAATGTCAATTGGAGACGGGGAGAACCCATCAAATTCGCGTTCACTTTAGTCATATTGGGCACCCGCTTTTAGGGGATGAACTGTATGGTGGCAAGCGTGAACTCATTAAGCGACAAGCGCTGCACGCAGCCGTGCTCAAATTTGAGCATCCATTCGGGGGAGAAGTCATCGAAGTCACAGCCCCGTTGCCACTCGATCTGTTTCACTTGGAAAAGAAGCTGAGATAA
- a CDS encoding YheC/YheD family protein has product MKRPIIGILTWREGKRFAEQTYFRRLLKAGQELGCTAFLFSPNDVLGSGKQVRGYVPGSNGGWQARIFDRPDAVFDRYRYTPTQAFKNYVAFRRTSNFLYANNRLANKWRVHEVLHRDPRMHRWLPETHLYNRQSLVNMLGKHPLLYVKPLNGTGGRNILSIEKRGDELRLLGRNKQRAKVSTVVRDKAAAQRWVDRWTRQEKYIVQQGLRLQLVPSRAVDMRLLIQKNGEGEWSITGHGIRVGPERSATSNLHGGGRAIPVSVFLRPRFGEERTAQIVHDCEQLAFQTAETLEDHFGRMVEFGLDIGIDVDGRAWLIEVNPKPAREIFREMGATGQYKNAITRPLEYAIYLAKTQGREGREPLLKRKVARG; this is encoded by the coding sequence TTGAAACGACCCATAATCGGCATCTTGACTTGGCGGGAAGGCAAACGCTTTGCAGAGCAAACCTATTTTCGGCGACTGCTCAAGGCTGGACAAGAACTGGGCTGTACTGCTTTCCTATTTTCACCAAACGATGTCCTTGGATCTGGCAAGCAGGTGAGAGGGTATGTCCCAGGGAGCAATGGTGGCTGGCAAGCAAGAATATTTGACCGTCCAGACGCTGTATTCGACCGATACCGCTATACACCAACACAAGCGTTTAAAAACTATGTGGCCTTTCGGCGGACGAGTAATTTTTTGTATGCAAACAATCGCTTGGCAAACAAATGGCGTGTACATGAGGTGCTGCATCGGGACCCGAGAATGCATCGCTGGCTTCCGGAGACACACCTGTACAACCGACAAAGCCTGGTGAACATGTTAGGCAAGCATCCGTTGCTCTATGTAAAGCCACTCAATGGAACAGGGGGACGAAACATCCTGTCGATTGAAAAGCGTGGCGATGAACTTCGACTGCTCGGTCGTAACAAGCAAAGGGCGAAAGTATCCACAGTTGTAAGAGACAAAGCCGCCGCCCAGAGATGGGTAGATCGTTGGACGAGACAGGAGAAATACATCGTGCAGCAAGGGCTTCGATTGCAGTTGGTTCCTTCGCGGGCAGTAGACATGCGCCTCTTGATTCAAAAGAATGGGGAGGGTGAATGGAGCATTACAGGTCATGGGATTCGCGTGGGTCCAGAACGCAGTGCCACCTCTAATCTGCATGGCGGCGGAAGAGCTATCCCTGTATCGGTATTTCTACGACCGAGGTTTGGGGAGGAGCGTACTGCGCAGATCGTGCATGATTGCGAGCAGCTCGCTTTTCAAACAGCGGAAACACTCGAGGATCATTTTGGACGGATGGTTGAATTTGGACTGGATATTGGCATCGATGTAGATGGTCGTGCCTGGCTGATCGAAGTGAATCCCAAACCAGCGCGGGAAATTTTCCGGGAGATGGGGGCAACGGGGCAGTACAAGAATGCCATTACCCGCCCGCTTGAATACGCCATCTACCTTGCGAAAACACAAGGACGCGAAGGTCGCGAGCCACTTTTGAAGAGAAAGGTCGCCCGAGGATAG
- a CDS encoding VOC family protein, with the protein MITHFSKLTLQTVSIQGVHQVYADRLGFPISSQSDKQITFQVTPDFRLTFVEVYEPISPAHIAFQVPYSLFHESAKKIKESGLLIVRWEDGHDIDEEKGRLNLYFRDGDGNLLEIIAHEYVSEEVVEPSTPLHVLYLREVGCPVESVPVFTQWLKSNLSMKTYEDGDIFNFVISGTAHIVATWKNRPWIPIAMKALPPKMHVTFGTPDQTFLQKVRRRFEKSNVLFHSDAQELTFVKKGYSFSVIHTPEFAPDIPSKLQLPLSIST; encoded by the coding sequence ATGATCACGCACTTTTCAAAATTAACCTTACAAACTGTGTCCATCCAAGGGGTACATCAGGTTTACGCAGACCGTCTCGGCTTTCCGATTTCATCTCAATCAGACAAACAGATTACGTTTCAAGTCACGCCCGATTTTCGTTTAACCTTTGTAGAAGTGTATGAACCGATATCCCCCGCCCATATTGCTTTTCAAGTACCTTATTCCCTGTTTCATGAATCAGCGAAAAAGATCAAAGAATCTGGTCTTTTGATTGTTCGGTGGGAGGATGGGCATGACATTGATGAGGAAAAAGGACGGCTGAACCTGTACTTCCGCGATGGTGACGGGAATCTTCTTGAGATTATTGCCCACGAGTATGTGTCAGAGGAGGTCGTCGAGCCATCCACTCCCCTGCACGTTCTGTATTTACGGGAAGTGGGCTGTCCTGTGGAAAGTGTACCTGTTTTTACGCAATGGCTAAAATCGAATCTCAGCATGAAAACATACGAGGATGGCGATATTTTTAACTTCGTTATCAGCGGAACGGCACATATTGTAGCCACATGGAAAAACAGGCCTTGGATTCCCATTGCCATGAAAGCGTTACCACCGAAAATGCACGTCACTTTTGGAACACCTGACCAAACGTTCCTACAAAAAGTGCGGAGGCGCTTTGAAAAAAGCAACGTCCTCTTCCACTCGGATGCCCAAGAGCTGACGTTCGTCAAGAAAGGATACTCGTTTTCGGTTATCCATACACCCGAATTCGCTCCTGACATCCCGAGCAAATTGCAATTACCGCTTTCTATCTCCACCTAG
- a CDS encoding GNAT family N-acetyltransferase, producing MEIRKLAAQEQPPMDLLFLADPSVRLVKDYLQRGQCYVAVMEESIVGVYVLIPTRPDTIELVNVAVDEAHHGKGIGKKLVLHSIEVAKSLGYKTIEVGTGNSSVDQLALYQKCGFRMSWIDRDFFLRHYEEEIYENGIQVVDMVRLSQDI from the coding sequence ATGGAAATTCGCAAGCTTGCAGCACAGGAACAACCACCAATGGATTTACTTTTTTTGGCTGACCCCTCTGTCAGATTGGTGAAAGATTATTTACAAAGAGGCCAATGCTATGTCGCTGTTATGGAGGAGAGCATCGTAGGTGTATACGTCTTGATACCAACCAGACCGGATACGATTGAGCTTGTAAATGTCGCCGTTGATGAGGCCCATCATGGCAAGGGCATTGGCAAAAAGCTCGTTCTTCATTCCATTGAAGTAGCCAAATCTCTCGGTTATAAGACGATCGAAGTCGGCACAGGGAATTCTAGTGTGGATCAGCTCGCGCTTTATCAAAAGTGTGGATTTCGGATGAGTTGGATCGATCGGGACTTTTTCTTGCGGCATTATGAGGAAGAAATTTACGAAAACGGAATTCAAGTGGTAGATATGGTTCGCCTCTCTCAAGATATTTGA
- a CDS encoding NUDIX hydrolase yields MYRYTICFLKHRNGILMLNRSKSPLMGLWNGVGGKLEHGETPLDSVLREVREETGILLETACYKGIVSWLVDGVETGGMYAFLAHLPEDYERSQTPQVVEEGILDWKELAWVLDPDNAGVPENLPTFLPYMLEEDEPCQHIFTYENSLVVNYETASLPKPVTT; encoded by the coding sequence ATGTATCGCTATACCATATGCTTTCTCAAACATAGAAATGGAATACTCATGCTAAATCGCAGCAAATCACCGTTAATGGGGCTATGGAATGGCGTAGGCGGTAAGCTAGAGCACGGAGAGACTCCACTGGACAGTGTCCTTCGCGAGGTTCGGGAAGAGACGGGCATTTTGTTAGAAACCGCTTGCTACAAAGGAATTGTCTCTTGGCTAGTCGATGGAGTTGAAACGGGCGGTATGTATGCATTTCTCGCTCATCTTCCAGAAGACTACGAGCGCTCTCAAACCCCACAGGTCGTGGAAGAAGGCATACTTGACTGGAAAGAGCTAGCATGGGTCTTGGACCCCGACAATGCTGGCGTCCCAGAAAACCTTCCCACTTTTTTACCTTACATGTTGGAAGAGGATGAACCTTGTCAGCATATCTTTACGTACGAAAATAGTCTGGTTGTCAACTACGAAACAGCTTCATTGCCAAAGCCAGTAACCACTTGA
- a CDS encoding D-serine ammonia-lyase, whose amino-acid sequence MGDNEKVEGLTIEEWKRKYPLLPSLIKTDEVFWTNPGYDEIAKATLLVTPEEVQDAEERLRRFGSFIQLAFPETSAAGGLIESPLVPIKEMQKHLEARFASNIQGNLWLKCDSHLPIAGSIKARGGIYEVLAHAEELAQKHQMLQPDNDYAILATDTFRELFSRYSIAVGSTGNLGLSIGIISAKLGFQVTVHMSADAKAWKKELLRAKGVQVVEYASDYGKAVEEGRKQAEADPNCYFIDDENSKRLFLGYAVAAGRLKKQVEEQQITVDRDHPLFVYLPCGVGGGPGGVAYGLKLIYGDNVHCFFAEPTHSPCMLLGLMTGLHDKVSVQDFGIDNKTEADGLAVGRPSRFVGKTMENLLSGVYTVADEELYALLRALRDLESIRLEPSALAGMPGPVRLFQQEAGRHYLVKQGLTEKMKKATHIVWATGGSMVPESIQEEYYAKALDENGKK is encoded by the coding sequence ATGGGAGACAATGAAAAGGTGGAAGGGTTAACAATCGAGGAGTGGAAAAGGAAATACCCGCTTCTTCCTAGCTTGATAAAGACCGATGAAGTTTTTTGGACGAACCCTGGTTATGACGAGATCGCAAAAGCAACTCTCTTGGTTACGCCTGAGGAGGTCCAGGATGCTGAAGAACGTTTGCGGCGTTTTGGCTCGTTCATTCAATTGGCTTTTCCCGAGACGAGCGCTGCTGGTGGACTGATTGAGTCCCCACTCGTTCCGATAAAAGAGATGCAAAAGCACCTAGAGGCTCGCTTTGCATCGAATATTCAGGGGAATCTCTGGTTAAAATGCGACAGCCATTTGCCTATTGCAGGTTCGATCAAAGCCCGGGGCGGCATCTACGAGGTGCTGGCACATGCAGAAGAATTGGCCCAAAAGCATCAGATGCTGCAACCGGACAATGATTATGCTATTTTGGCCACAGATACGTTCCGTGAACTGTTTTCCCGTTATTCCATTGCAGTAGGCTCGACAGGAAATCTCGGTTTGAGCATCGGGATCATTAGCGCGAAGCTCGGTTTTCAAGTCACTGTTCACATGTCAGCGGACGCTAAAGCATGGAAAAAGGAATTGCTGCGGGCAAAAGGAGTCCAGGTAGTCGAATACGCATCGGATTATGGGAAAGCGGTGGAAGAGGGCAGAAAGCAGGCGGAGGCCGACCCGAATTGTTATTTCATCGATGATGAGAACTCCAAGCGTCTATTCCTCGGCTATGCAGTAGCAGCCGGACGATTAAAGAAACAGGTAGAGGAGCAGCAGATTACAGTAGATCGCGATCACCCGTTGTTTGTCTACCTGCCGTGTGGGGTGGGGGGAGGTCCTGGCGGCGTGGCGTACGGATTGAAGCTTATCTACGGAGACAATGTTCATTGCTTTTTTGCGGAACCTACCCATTCGCCCTGCATGCTGCTAGGCTTAATGACAGGACTGCATGACAAAGTTTCCGTTCAAGACTTTGGAATCGATAACAAGACAGAGGCGGATGGTTTGGCTGTTGGCCGTCCTTCGCGATTCGTAGGGAAAACCATGGAAAATCTGCTCAGTGGTGTATATACAGTCGCTGACGAAGAGCTATACGCCTTATTGCGTGCCTTGCGTGATCTCGAATCGATTCGATTGGAGCCGTCTGCGTTGGCTGGCATGCCAGGACCTGTTCGATTGTTTCAGCAGGAGGCAGGGCGTCACTACCTGGTGAAGCAAGGGCTAACGGAAAAAATGAAAAAAGCGACCCATATTGTATGGGCGACGGGCGGGAGTATGGTGCCGGAGTCTATTCAGGAAGAATATTATGCAAAAGCTCTGGATGAGAATGGGAAAAAATAA